From the genome of Desulfofundulus luciae, one region includes:
- a CDS encoding response regulator codes for MKLLIVDDEQLTRLGIRMIIENSGLPVGQIGEAGSGQEALKLAREVRPEIILMDIKMPGLDGLSAAKEIKKISPDTEVIFLTAYGLFEYAQEAVRCGARDYLLKPINPAELISVLQDCLSRVENTQRDKEKEKINLVNNLSLTRAQRIINQAIEYMRQNYHKPLSLEEMSRIVYLSPTYFSAIFKQQTGMSFSQYLTKLRVERAKELLADSGRSISEIAQAVGYTEGSYFCRVFKKITGTTPSDYRRV; via the coding sequence GTGAAGCTGCTTATTGTTGATGATGAACAGCTCACTAGGCTGGGGATCCGAATGATTATTGAAAACAGCGGGCTGCCTGTTGGACAGATTGGCGAAGCAGGGTCTGGTCAGGAGGCCCTCAAGCTGGCCAGGGAGGTCCGGCCAGAAATAATTTTGATGGATATAAAAATGCCCGGCCTGGATGGGTTAAGTGCCGCAAAGGAAATTAAAAAAATATCACCGGACACCGAGGTAATCTTTTTAACCGCCTACGGCCTTTTTGAGTACGCTCAGGAAGCGGTAAGGTGCGGAGCCAGGGATTACCTCCTAAAACCAATCAATCCGGCGGAGCTAATCAGCGTGCTTCAAGATTGCCTTTCTCGGGTTGAAAATACTCAACGCGATAAAGAAAAGGAAAAAATAAACCTGGTGAATAACTTAAGCTTGACCAGAGCCCAGCGAATTATCAACCAGGCCATTGAGTATATGCGGCAAAACTACCACAAGCCCCTGTCTTTGGAGGAAATGTCCCGGATTGTTTACCTGAGCCCAACGTATTTCTCGGCCATATTTAAGCAACAGACCGGGATGAGTTTCTCCCAATATTTAACTAAGCTGAGGGTGGAAAGGGCTAAGGAATTACTCGCCGATTCCGGGCGTTCTATTTCTGAGATCGCTCAGGCAGTAGGCTATACAGAAGGAAGTTATTTTTGCCGGGTATTTAAGAAAATAACCGGAACTACTCCAAGCGATTACCGCCGTGTGTAA
- a CDS encoding sensor histidine kinase, which yields MFIKECDDQLSSQILQTMQPILDTFSEMLGIWLKFFDVSGRYIITGQNTRPCNFCQMVRAVPKGLERCHYFARQAVNQSKNKRGPFKSVCHAGLVTVTVPIIVEDRCFGALMSGEIVEEPAEEIKREVLKRTADLPLDQERLINYFQELPLWEPREVEILAKTLYAISNCFIELGMTLARKEKVELVKALREAEFRALQAQINPHFLFNTLNTIEMLAMIEGARHTAQIVHSLAQILRHNLFSRTELTTVASELESISHYLLIQQCRLGERLRVFQNIPPDLLEMQIPALTLQPLVENAVVHGLEPLEGPGILEITGEAANDYIVFIIRDNGVGIAEPKLKDLRSRIMELKSNTDTLGLVNIQKRCRLLYGPGYGVTIISVLGKGTEVRLKLPKTTNTGGVAGEAAYC from the coding sequence ATGTTTATAAAAGAATGTGATGATCAGTTGTCCAGCCAAATATTACAAACCATGCAGCCAATTCTGGATACGTTTAGTGAAATGCTGGGGATATGGCTGAAATTTTTTGATGTATCCGGTAGGTACATCATCACCGGACAAAATACCCGTCCCTGTAATTTTTGCCAGATGGTCAGAGCGGTCCCGAAAGGGTTGGAAAGGTGCCATTATTTTGCTCGGCAGGCAGTTAATCAAAGTAAAAATAAGCGCGGGCCATTTAAATCCGTTTGTCATGCCGGGTTGGTCACCGTAACGGTGCCCATTATTGTGGAAGATCGCTGTTTCGGAGCGCTTATGTCGGGAGAAATTGTAGAGGAGCCAGCAGAAGAAATAAAGCGGGAAGTTCTCAAGCGGACTGCCGATCTCCCACTTGACCAGGAGAGATTAATTAATTATTTTCAAGAACTCCCCCTATGGGAACCCCGGGAAGTGGAGATTTTGGCCAAAACCCTTTATGCCATCAGTAATTGTTTTATCGAGTTGGGGATGACCTTGGCCAGGAAGGAAAAGGTGGAATTAGTTAAAGCATTAAGAGAGGCTGAATTTAGGGCCCTTCAGGCACAGATAAATCCCCATTTTCTATTTAATACTTTGAACACAATAGAAATGCTGGCCATGATAGAGGGAGCCCGGCACACCGCCCAGATAGTTCATTCTTTAGCCCAAATCTTAAGACATAATTTATTCTCCAGAACTGAACTGACTACCGTGGCCAGCGAGTTAGAGAGCATCAGTCATTACTTGTTGATTCAACAATGCCGTTTGGGGGAACGGCTGAGGGTATTTCAAAATATACCCCCGGATTTGCTGGAAATGCAAATTCCTGCTCTCACTCTGCAGCCGCTTGTGGAGAACGCCGTAGTCCACGGACTGGAACCCCTGGAAGGGCCGGGAATTCTCGAAATAACCGGTGAAGCCGCCAATGATTATATCGTTTTTATAATTAGGGACAACGGCGTGGGCATAGCTGAACCAAAGTTAAAAGATCTGAGAAGTCGGATCATGGAGCTAAAATCAAATACCGATACGCTGGGGCTGGTTAACATTCAAAAACGTTGCCGACTGCTGTATGGACCCGGCTATGGAGTTACTATTATCAGCGTTTTGGGGAAGGGTACGGAAGTCAGGCTAAAGCTGCCAAAAACCACTAATACTGGTGGTGTTGCCGGTGAAGCTGCTTATTGTTGA
- the larC gene encoding nickel insertion protein, with protein sequence MQQSKLIIAQVDHASGEVIGEAMQELMQLGARNVQLIQTVTKKGRPGYILFIDLPVEKVTGVATYLATELGIWGYHILDSQHIHFDLFFREKTLRLIAGEKNITYQLKVKYIMQNEKLLNIKVDHSQLVEIQQMFLEWGIYFPLRVLRTCLEAQLWSGENSDILFLRADDLPDSFQQSANFPEHCRLSDSANISKKLKMG encoded by the coding sequence ATGCAACAGAGTAAATTGATTATTGCCCAGGTTGACCACGCATCAGGAGAAGTTATTGGCGAGGCAATGCAAGAGTTGATGCAATTAGGTGCAAGAAACGTGCAACTCATTCAGACCGTTACCAAAAAGGGTAGGCCTGGATATATTTTATTTATTGACCTGCCAGTAGAAAAAGTTACCGGCGTAGCCACTTACCTGGCCACTGAGCTGGGTATTTGGGGTTACCATATCCTGGATAGTCAGCACATACACTTTGATCTTTTCTTCCGAGAAAAAACACTACGTCTGATTGCCGGCGAGAAAAATATTACTTATCAGTTAAAAGTAAAATATATTATGCAGAATGAGAAGTTATTGAACATCAAAGTGGATCACAGTCAATTGGTGGAAATTCAACAAATGTTCCTTGAATGGGGCATTTATTTCCCTTTGCGGGTATTGCGCACCTGCCTTGAAGCACAGCTCTGGTCTGGCGAGAACAGCGATATTTTATTTTTACGCGCTGATGATTTACCGGACTCTTTTCAACAGTCGGCAAACTTTCCTGAACATTGCCGCTTATCCGATTCGGCGAACATAAGCAAAAAACTAAAAATGGGTTAA
- the larC gene encoding nickel pincer cofactor biosynthesis protein LarC encodes MKILYLDCFGGISGDMMLGALIDAGVPPAALQSQLNLLGLEGYSLKIYQDKTYGFQGTRFLTEIEQNHHSHRTWEDIRRIIEDSGLRPQIKKRALEIFEKLARAEAKVHGVDPCHVHFHEVGAIDSIVDVVGTAIALYEAGVEKVYCSPLPTGYGSIQSHHGVLPIPAPATAELLKGFPLRPVKVEGELVTPTGAAIVAALAEGFGPLPVMKIAQIGYGLGANDYGMPNFLRVFIGEEIEQQEKIKTDRSELEQEISILQTNIDDLNPEILAYVAEKLLASGALDVWLTPVVMKKGRPANLLTVLCLPEKEDELREVIFTETSTLGVRCRRERRVYLPRKQIDVETDFGAVRVKVAACRDDSGRQISPEYEDCRRLAQEKNVPLRNVYLGAIKAAEKILGEKASPVGQLCARGQEERKKYN; translated from the coding sequence GTGAAAATACTTTACCTGGATTGCTTCGGGGGGATCAGCGGTGATATGATGCTGGGCGCACTCATCGACGCCGGCGTTCCCCCCGCGGCCCTGCAAAGTCAGTTGAACCTTTTAGGTTTGGAAGGGTATTCCCTGAAAATTTACCAAGATAAAACATACGGTTTTCAGGGCACCAGATTCCTGACGGAAATTGAACAAAATCACCATTCTCACCGGACGTGGGAAGATATCCGCCGCATCATTGAGGACAGCGGACTGCGCCCGCAAATCAAAAAGAGGGCCCTGGAAATTTTTGAAAAGTTGGCCCGGGCAGAAGCCAAGGTGCACGGGGTCGACCCATGCCACGTTCACTTTCACGAGGTAGGGGCAATTGACTCGATCGTGGATGTAGTAGGGACGGCCATCGCCTTATACGAAGCGGGAGTGGAAAAAGTTTATTGTTCGCCCCTACCCACCGGATACGGATCTATCCAGTCTCACCACGGCGTGCTTCCCATCCCGGCGCCAGCCACGGCCGAACTTCTTAAAGGTTTTCCCCTCCGCCCCGTGAAGGTGGAAGGAGAGCTTGTCACCCCCACCGGAGCAGCCATCGTAGCCGCCCTGGCCGAGGGTTTTGGCCCCTTGCCGGTGATGAAAATTGCCCAAATTGGATACGGGTTGGGCGCCAACGACTACGGGATGCCTAATTTTTTGCGTGTTTTTATCGGCGAGGAAATTGAACAGCAGGAGAAAATAAAAACAGACCGGTCGGAGTTAGAACAGGAAATCTCTATCCTGCAAACCAACATTGACGACTTAAATCCGGAAATCCTGGCCTACGTGGCGGAAAAGCTGCTGGCCTCGGGGGCCCTGGACGTCTGGCTTACTCCTGTTGTCATGAAAAAAGGACGCCCAGCCAATTTATTAACTGTCCTATGCCTGCCAGAAAAAGAAGATGAGTTGCGGGAAGTTATTTTTACGGAAACAAGCACCCTGGGCGTGCGATGTCGTCGGGAGAGACGCGTTTACTTGCCCCGGAAACAGATTGACGTAGAAACGGACTTTGGGGCGGTGCGCGTGAAGGTTGCGGCCTGCCGCGACGACTCGGGCCGACAGATAAGTCCAGAATACGAAGACTGCCGCCGACTCGCCCAGGAAAAGAACGTCCCCTTGAGAAACGTATACTTGGGCGCCATTAAGGCTGCCGAGAAGATTTTGGGCGAAAAGGCTTCACCAGTGGGGCAGTTATGCGCAAGAGGGCAAGAGGAACGTAAGAAATATAATTAG
- the larB gene encoding nickel pincer cofactor biosynthesis protein LarB has translation MNQQRLKELLNRLVQKEITVDEAVEKLKMLPYEDLGFAKIDHHRSIRCGFPEVIFCAGKKPEQVAQIFQELAGSHLTVLGTRADEQAYLAVREFCPDVRYFAAARCLVYGMPEKPVFAGKVLVVSAGTADLPVAEEAAVCARAMGNPVEQLFDVGVAGLHRLLDRQHLLVQAAVIIVVAGMEGALPSVVGGLTDRPVIAVPTSVGYGASFGGLAALLGMLNSCAAGVGVVNIDNGFGAAALATAINRLIHNFTNNAR, from the coding sequence ATGAACCAGCAAAGACTAAAAGAACTTTTAAACCGTCTCGTGCAAAAAGAAATTACCGTTGACGAGGCTGTGGAGAAGCTGAAAATGCTGCCCTATGAGGATTTGGGTTTTGCAAAAATCGACCACCACCGGAGCATTCGCTGCGGGTTTCCAGAAGTGATTTTTTGCGCGGGAAAAAAGCCCGAGCAGGTGGCCCAAATTTTTCAAGAACTTGCCGGCAGCCACCTGACCGTCCTGGGCACGAGGGCTGACGAACAGGCGTACCTGGCCGTCCGCGAGTTCTGCCCGGATGTCCGTTACTTTGCCGCCGCCCGCTGCCTGGTTTACGGGATGCCGGAAAAGCCCGTTTTTGCGGGTAAGGTTCTGGTCGTCAGCGCCGGCACTGCTGACCTGCCCGTTGCCGAAGAGGCGGCCGTCTGCGCCCGGGCAATGGGCAACCCTGTCGAGCAGTTGTTCGACGTAGGCGTTGCCGGGTTGCACCGCCTGCTGGACCGACAGCATTTGCTTGTTCAGGCGGCGGTAATCATTGTCGTCGCCGGCATGGAGGGGGCCCTGCCCAGTGTGGTCGGCGGCCTTACCGACCGACCGGTGATTGCCGTGCCGACGAGTGTTGGCTACGGAGCGAGCTTCGGCGGCCTTGCCGCGCTTTTAGGGATGCTTAACAGCTGCGCTGCCGGGGTAGGGGTGGTCAACATAGATAATGGCTTTGGAGCCGCTGCCCTAGCGACGGCCATTAACAGATTAATCCATAATTTTACAAATAATGCCAGGTAA